The Chryseobacterium sp. 52 genome includes a region encoding these proteins:
- a CDS encoding RHS repeat domain-containing protein yields the protein MKKIFGTETTDYLDGFQYENGTLKFLPTAEGYFNFETGKYVYNYTDHLGNTRLSYYKNDSGAEIIEESNYYPFGLKHEGYNVMLGNPAYKYKYNGKELQETRMYDYGARFYMPEIGRWGVVDPLAEKMRRHSPYNYAFDNPVRFIDPDGRQADDWRNKNGQLVYDPKANDGKGAYTKFATDKDKAYGDGLKNSGNTGVTQFDQLVTSKLPTTVEYSKENHPFSMGETHPIEKDGKLVGFEITIYEGSSEDAFKNPDKVLNSEEADNVKKGNLSAFDISTSTFGHEIAHANEKTHQLLKKQEETGIVDPKNNSETMPTAIGKQIFKELRDNKIKNK from the coding sequence GTGAAAAAGATCTTCGGTACAGAAACGACGGATTATTTAGATGGTTTCCAGTATGAAAACGGAACGTTGAAATTCTTACCCACAGCAGAAGGTTATTTTAATTTTGAGACCGGGAAGTATGTGTACAATTATACTGACCATTTAGGAAATACCAGATTGAGCTACTATAAAAACGACTCAGGAGCAGAGATCATTGAGGAGAGTAATTATTATCCTTTTGGATTAAAGCATGAGGGGTATAATGTTATGTTGGGAAATCCTGCGTATAAATATAAGTACAACGGAAAGGAGTTACAGGAGACCAGAATGTATGATTATGGAGCGAGGTTCTATATGCCGGAGATTGGAAGATGGGGTGTTGTGGATCCGTTGGCGGAGAAGATGCGTCGTCATAGTCCTTATAACTATGCGTTTGATAATCCTGTAAGGTTCATCGACCCAGACGGAAGACAAGCAGATGATTGGCGAAACAAAAATGGACAGTTAGTTTATGACCCCAAAGCTAACGATGGAAAAGGAGCGTATACAAAGTTTGCTACTGATAAAGACAAAGCATATGGAGATGGTTTGAAAAATTCAGGTAATACAGGTGTCACACAATTTGATCAATTAGTAACTTCAAAGTTACCAACTACTGTAGAATATAGTAAAGAAAACCACCCTTTTTCAATGGGAGAAACGCATCCAATTGAGAAAGATGGCAAACTTGTAGGTTTTGAGATTACAATATATGAGGGATCTAGTGAAGATGCCTTTAAAAATCCAGACAAAGTTTTAAATTCTGAGGAAGCAGATAATGTGAAGAAGGGAAATTTAAGTGCTTTTGATATATCAACTTCAACTTTTGGTCATGAGATTGCCCATGCAAATGAAAAAACCCACCAACTACTTAAGAAACAAGAAGAAACTGGTATTGTTGACCCTAAAAATAACAGCGAAACAATGCCAACAGCTATAGGAAAACAGATTTTTAAAGAATTGAGAGATAATAAAATTAAAAATAAATAA